Genomic segment of Microbacterium hydrocarbonoxydans:
GCCACACCGAACCACGCGCCCCAGGCCACGGTGCGTTTCAGCACGCGATGCACCTGTCGCTCGTCGCCGGCACCGAGCTCTTTGCCGATCAGCGCCTGTGCGGCGATCGCCAGCGCGTCGAGCGCGAATGCCGCGGCCGAGAAGATCGTGAACACGATCTGCCATCCTGCGAGCTCGTCGGTGCCGATGCCGGTGGCGACGGCGACCGTCGCCAGCAGGGCGATGCGCAGGCTCACTGTGCGCAGGAACAGCCAGCCCCCCGAACGCGCTGTGCTGCCCATCCCCTCTCGCCGGGCCTTCAACGAGGCGTCGTGCGTCGCCGCGAGGCGCCTGATCACGAGCACGTAGGCACCGACCATGCCCCACTGGGCGACGACCGTGCCGGCGGCCGACCCCGCGATGCCCCACCCGAGCCCGTAGATGAAGACGACGTTGAGCAGCGCGTTGGCGCCGAACCCGAGACCGGCGATCCACAGAGGAGTCATCGTGTCCTGCATCCCGCGCAGCAGCCCTGTCGCGGCGAACACGATGAGCATCGCCGGCAGCCCCCACATCGAGACGACGAGATAGTCGCCCGCAGCGGCGGCCACCGCGTCGCTCGCGCCGAAGAGCGACACGAGCCAGGGTGAGGCCGCCGCGCCTGCGGCGGCGAGCACGGCCCCGATCGCGAGGGCGAGCCACATGCCGTTGATGCCGACCGAGACGGCCTCTCCCGGCCGGCCGGCGCCGAACAGTCGGGCGACCGCCGGGGTGGTCGAGTAGGCGAGGAAGACCATGAGCCCGACGATCGTCTGCAGCACCGCGCCCGCGATGCCGAGACCCGCGAGCGGCGTCGTGCCGAGGTGGCCGACCAGCGCCGCGTCGACGATCAGGAAAGCCGGCTCGGCGATCAGGGCGCCGAGGGCCGGGACGGCGAGGCGCAGGATCTCGCGGTTGAGAGTGCGCTCGGTCATGATCCGAGCCTATGGGCTGCCCCACGGAAGACGGTCGAACGCGCGTGCGGCCTCCGTGATCTCGTGCAGTCGTACCCTGGAAGGACCAGGATGCGACGGAGGTGCATCATGACGGATCCTCGAGAAGCCGCGGCGAGGTATCTCGCGCGGCAGCGACAGGGCGGGGACGGCGAGGACGACGCCGAAGCGGGCGCGACTCCGGGAACCGCCACTTCCGCCGACCGGGCTGCGTTCGTCGAGACGGCCATCCAGGTCGCGATCCGCAGGGGGGACTTCGACGATCTCCCCGGGGCGGGCAAGCCCCTGGAAGGACTCGGCACGCACCACGACCCTGACTGGTGGATCCGGCGCAAGATCGAGCAGGAGAACCTGACGGGCCTCGGCCCTCCGGCGATCCTGCTGCGCACCGAGGACCGCGAGCTCGACGATCAGCTCGACCTGCTCGGACGGGAGGCCGACGTGCGGTCGGTGCTCGAGGACTTCAATCGCCGGGTGCTCGAAGCCCGACGCCAGCTGCAGGGCGGTCCGCCGGTCGTGACGAAGCCTCGCGACATCGACGCCGAGGTCGCAGCGTGGGCCGAACGGCGGGCGGCGCGGTTCGCGGCCCGTGCCGCGCAGGCGCCCGAGCAGCCGCGGCGACGTCGGTTCGGCCTCCGTCGCCGGGCGTGACGGCTCCTGCCCGAATGTCGGAGCGGCGCATAGGCTGGTCGGCATGACCGACGTGCTTCCCTCTGGCCTCGAGACCTCCGAGTTCAGCTCCGACATCCGCCCGCAGGACGACCTGTACCGCCACGTCAACGGCGCCTGGCTCGCCCGTACCGAGATCCCCGGCGACAAGGCGCGGTGGGGCTCCTTCCATCTGCTCGCCGAGCAGGCCGAGAAAGACGTCAGAGCGATCATCGAGGAGTCGCAGGATGCCGAGTCGGGCACCCTCGCCCGCAAGATCGGCGACCTGTTCGCGAGCTTCATGGACACCGAGCGCATCGACGCGGCCGGAGCCACGCCCCTCGCCGAGACGCTGGCCGAGATCGAGGCGATCGACGACATCCCCGCGTTCCTGCGCACGGTCGGAGCCTACGACCGCGACGGCCGGGCGCACCTGATCGGCTTCTACGTCGACGGCGATCCCGGAAACCCCGAGCGCTACCTCCCGGTGATCGTGCAGTCGGGCCTGTCGCTGCCCGACGAGAGCTACTTCAGGCTCGACACCTTCGCCGAGACCCGGGCGGCGTACCGCGCGCACCTCGAGCGGCTGCTCGCGCTCGCCGGGATCGCGGATGCTGCGGGCACCGCCGACCGCTCGATCGCGCTCGAGACCGAGCTCGCCGGCCACCACTGGGACAACGTGCGCAGTCGTGACGCCGTCGCCACGTACAACCTCAAGACCTGGGCCGAGATCCAGGAGCTCGCCGGCGTCGACCTCGAGCCGTGGCGCGATGCCGTCGCACCCGCGCACCCCGAGGCGTTCGCCGAGGTCGTGGTCTCGCAGCCGAGCTTCCTCGAGGGACTCGGATCGCTGCTGACCGTCGCGCGCCTCGACGACTGGAAGGCCTGGCTGCGCGCGCAGGTCGTGCATGCCGCCGCTCCGTACCTGACCGACGACTTCGTGCAGGAGAACTTCTCGTTCTACGGCACCGAACTCACCGGCGTCCCCTCGATCCGCGAGCGCTGGAAGCGCGGTGTCTCGGTGACCGAGAGCGCGCTGAGCGAGGCGATCGGCAAGGTCTACGTCGAGCGGCACTACCCGCCCACGGCGAAGGCCGCGATGGACGAGCTCGTGGCCAACCTCATCGAGGCGTACCGGCAGAGCATCACCGACCTCGAATGGATGACCGCCGAGACCCGAGAGCGGGCGCTCGCCAAGCTCGACTCCTTCACGCCCAAGATCGGGCACCCCGCCGTCTGGCGTGACTACTCGAGCCTCGAGATCGACCGCGCCGACCTGTTCGGCAACGTGCGGCGCGCCGCGATCTTCGAGCACGACCGCAACGTGGCGAAGGTCGGCAAGCCCATCGATCGCGACGAATGGCACATGCCGCCGCAGATGGTCAACGCCTACTACAACCCCTCGATGAACGAGATCGTGTTCCCGGCGGCGATCCTGCAGTACCCGTTCTTCGATGCGTCACGCGACGCCGCTGCCAACTACGGCGGCATCGGCGCGGTCATCGGTCACGAGATCGGTCACGGGTTCGACGACCAGGGCAGCCGTTACGACGGCGACGGCAAGCTCGAGGACTGGTGGACGGATGCCGATCGCTCGGCGTTCGAGGAGCGCACGAAGGCTCTGATCGCGCAGTACGACGAGCTCGTGCCTGAGGGCCTCGATGCCGAGCACCACGTCAACGGTGCGCTGACGATCGGCGAGAACATCGGCGATCTGGGCGGCCTCGGCATCGCGCTCAAGGCCTACGAGATCGCGCTCGACGGCGCGGAGGCCCCGGTGATCGACGGTTACACGGGCGTGCAGCGCCTGCTGCTGTCGTGGGCGCAGGTCTGGCAGCAGAAGAGCCGCGACGCCGAGACTCTGCGGCTGCTCACGATCGATCCGCACTCGCCGAACGAGTTCCGCTGCAATCAGATCGTCCGCAACATCGATGCGTTCTACGACGCGTTCGACGTGGCCGAGACCGATGCGCTGTGGCTTCCCCAGGAGTCGCGAGTGACGATCTGGTGAGACGTCGGGCCCGGTGCGCCCGGGCCTCGACGGGGCGCTCTGCACGCTCCGGATGACGATCTGATGACCGTATTCCGGAGTACGCAGAGCATCCTCACCTGGCGGGGTTACGATATCGGTGCTGCGGAGGATGGACACCGCAGCATCCCGCCAATCCATTCCCCCTCCTAAGGATCACGCGTGGGTGCTCCCGAGCCTGTCGACGGCCCGCCACTGGCCGCCCTGCGCCGCTCTCAGCGGCCCAGCCGACGCTTGCCGCGTCGTGCCGCCGAGGGGCGGCGATCGTTCACCTCCACGCTGCGCGCACTCGAGCAGCTGGCGGATGCCGGCGCCCAGGTGTCGGTGCACGTCGTCGACCTCGACAGCCACACCCATGTGCTTGCGGGTGATGACCATGTGACGATGCCGGTCGCGGGACTCGGTGTCGTCCCTCTGCTGATCGAGGTGGCGGCGGCGTTCGAGGCGGGCACGCTCGACCCGCTCGAGATCGTCGAACGCACCGCCGTCGACGCGGTCTCGACGTCAGGGCTGTGGCGGCACCTGCATGCGCCCGCGCTGCCGCTCGAAGACCTGGCCGTGCTCGCTGCGACGGCCGGAGACCCCATCGCCGTCAACGCGCTGCTGCAGAGGGTGGGCCACGATCGCGTGCGTCACCGCATCGAGGCGCTCGGGCTGCGCCGCACGGCTCTGCTCGATCGGTTCCGCGATGAGCGCGGGCCCGACGACGCCCCTCAGGTCGCCGTGGGCTCGGCGCGCGAGCTGGCTGGTCTCTTCTCCGCGCTCGTGAACTCGCAGGTGGTGGGTGCGTCGGTGAGCGCTCAGGTGTCGGAGTGGCTGAGCTTGAACCAGGATCTGAGCCTCGTCGCCTCTGCGACCGGTCTCGATCCCTTCGCGCACGATCACGATGCGCACGGCCTGCTGTTCATCAACAAGACCGGCCGCGACCGCGGCGTGCGCGCAGAGGCGGGAGTCCTCGCAGGTCCCCGCGCAGGCGTCGCCTACTCGCTGATCGTCTGCTTCGACGACCTGTCGATCGCGCACCGGCTGCGGGCGCACGACGCCTTCCGCGTCCTCGGCGTAGAGCTCATGGAGTACACGCACTGATCTTCGGGCGCCCCCACGCGAGGCATGGCTAGCCTGGAGGCATGCCACGCACCGACTGGACCCCGCATCGCCGCGACGACGGCGAGATGCTCGGCTGGATCCACCCCGAGGGCGATGCATGGGCCGCTGTCGATGTGCTCGGCCGCGCCGTGACCGAGCCGATGGAGTGGCTCGACGCCGAGGCGGCGCTCGACGCGCACGGCATCTCGTGGCTCGCAGACCCGTGGATGCTCGACGGTGAGGCGGAGCTGCCGCTGCGCGTCCGCATCCTCGAGGTCACGCCCGAGGGCGAGGGGATCGCGGGGCGGGTGGTCGTGAAGGTCGACGACTTCGGCGATGTCACCCGCCCGCTCACGCAGCAGTTCGTGCTCGAGTGGCCGGCCCCCGATCGGCTGCGGCTGCCGTTGCCGACGGATCCCGACCCTCGGGTGTTCTGACCTGAGCGCGGCTGGCGGTCAGCTCTGCGGCGCCGTCACCCGGGAAGTGACGGATGCTGCTCGGCAGAGCGCTGGCGCGGGATGAACAGCGACAGGACGAGCGCGACGATCCCGGCGGCGATCGCGAGCCAGAAGCACACGTCGAATGCCGCCCGGGTGGGCACTGAGACGCCGCCCACGTCGACGCTCATCGCGGCGAGCACCCCTCCCATCACAGCAGATGCGCTCGAGGTGCCGACCGAGCGGAAGAGCGCGTTCAAGCCGTTCGAGGCGCCGGTCTCGTTGGCGGGCACCGACCGCATGATGATCATCGGCATGGCGGCGAACGTGAATCCGATCCCGACGCCGATCAGCAGGTTGCCGACCAGGATGTGCCAGACCTCGCTCGACCAGAGCAGCACGAACACGTAGGCGAGCACGATGGCTCCCGCTCCCACGGTGAAGAGCGGCCGGGGTCCGACCGTGCGCTCGAGCCAGCCTGACAGCGGCGAGATCACCATCATCACGAGCCCGGCCGGCATGATGACCAGCGACGCCGAGACCATGTCGAGTCCGAAGCCCGCGCCCGAGGTGGCGGGCCCCTCGAGCAGCTGGGGGAAGGTCACGTTCGACGCGAACAGCGCGAAGCCCATGCCGATCGCGGCGATGTTCGTGAAGAGCACCGCGGGGCGCGCGGCGACCCGCAGATCGAGCAGCGGATCCGTCGTCCTCAGCTGATACCAGCCCCACACGAGCAGCACGCCGACGCCGCCGATGATGCACGTGAGAGTCAGCGGAGCCGTCCAGCCCCACTCCGCTCCGCGTGAGACGAACAGCAGGATGCCGGTGAGGCCGATCGCGAGCCCGATGGCGCCGAGCACGTCGAGGCGTCCGGGGAACCGCAGCACGTCCTCGGGGATCACGAGCAGCACGAGTGCGAGGCCCACGACGCCGAGAGCCGCAGCCAGCCAGAACAGCCAGTGCCAGTCGGCGTTCACTGCCAGCAGGGCCGCGACCGGCATCCCGATCGCGCCCCCGACGCCCATCGTCGCGCTCATCAGGGCGACGGCGGTGCCGAGTCTTTCGGGCGGCAGCACGTCGCGCATGATCGCGATGCCGAGCGGCACGACGCCCGTCACGGCACCCTGCAGCGCACGCCCGATGATCACGCCGACGATCGACCCCGAGAGGGCGGCGATCACCGAGCCGACGATGAGCAGCGCCAGCAGCACGATCACGACGCGTCGCTTGCCGTACATGTCGCCGAGGCGGCCCGAGATCGGGGTGGCGACCGCAGCGACGAGCAGGGTGATCGTGACGACCCAGGTGGTGTCTTCGCGGGAGGCGTTCAGCAGGTGCGGCAGCTCGGCCTGAAGCGGTACGACGAGGGTGAACATGAACGACGAGCACAGCCCGGCGAACGCGAGCACCGCGACGACCGCCCAGCGAGGAGCCCTCCGGGAGAGCCTTCTGCGTGCGCGATCGTCGTTCTCTCCCATCGCCTCAGGCTATCGGCGATCCGCACACCCGGCCGCGCCCGCCCCGCGCGCGGGGTGCGCTCAGCTCACGCCCTTCATGAGCCGGAGGACGGGCTTCGCCGACAGCAGCAGTCCGATTCCGACGACGATCGCGATCCCGCCGAGGATCGAGAAATAGGGCACCTCGTTCTTCGGGTCGTAGAACTGCACGAGCCAGCCCGAGATGGCCGTGCCCAGTGCCACGGAGAGGAAGAACAGCGCGACCATCTGCGTGTGGAAGACCCGGGGCGCCAGCTTGGTCGTGACCGAGAGCCCGACCGGCGAGATCAGCAGCTCGGCGATCGTGAAGACCAGGAGGATGCCCACGATCGCGAGCAGGGGAGTCGAGTTCGCGGCTCCGTTCGCGAAGGGCAGGAACAGCAGGAAGGCGGCTCCCATGATGATCGCGCCGAGTGCGAACTTCACCGGTGTCGACGGCTGACGGGCGCCCAGACGCGTCCAGATCGCGGCGAAGACCCCCGACAGGATGATGATGAAGACCGGGTTGATCGACTGCACCCAGGAGATGGGCATCTCGAAGCCGAACAGATCGCGGTTCAGCCGCTCGTCCGAATACACCGTGAGCACAGTGAACTGCTGCTGATACAGCGACCAGAAGGCGACGCTCGTGATGAAGAGCGGCAGGAACCCCCATACGCGCGAGCGCTCGGTCCCGTCGATCCGACGGCTCGTCAGGATGACCGCGAAGTACGTGACCGAGGCGACGACCGTGGCGATGATGACGATGGTGGCGAGGTTGTCGGCGGTGATGACCCCGACCAGCACGAGCACGGCGATGAGCACCACGGCGGCGACGGCGATCGCGGCGACGAGCGGGTAGCGCGATCTCGGCAGCGGGTTCGGCACGTTCCGCGCCTCATCGGGAAGAGCACGCCGGCCGAAGGCATACTGCACCAGGCCCAGGGTCATGCCGATCGCGGCGAGTCCGAAGCCGAAGTGGAAGCCGAGCGTCGACTGCAGGATGCCGGTGAGGATGGGGCCGAGGAACGCGCCGAGGTTGATGCCGAGGTAGAACAGCGAGAAGCCCGCGTCGCGACGCGTGTCGTTGGGGCCGTAGAGCGTGCCCACGACCGCCGTCGCGTTCGCCTTGAGGCCGCCGGACCCGAGCGCCACGAGCACCAGGCCCACGCCCACACCGAGGAAGCCCGGCAGCAGCGCGAGTGCGACATGGCCGGCCACGATGACGATCGCGCTGAGGAACAGCACCCGCTCCGACCCCAGGATGCGGTCGGCGATCCATGCGCCCAGGATGGTCGAGAGATAGACCGACCCGCCGTAGGCGCCGACGATTCCACCTGCGACCGCCTGGGAGAGCCCGAGCCCGCCCTCGGTCACCGAGAAGTAGAGGTAGATCAGCAGGATGCCCTGCATGCCGTAGAAGCTGAACCGCTCCCACATCTCGACGCCGAACACGTGCACGAGCGCCCAGGGCTGCCCGAAGAAGCGCGTGTCGGACTGATCGGACGTGGTCTTGCTGGTTGCCATCCCTCCACGGTACGCCTCGTCAGGGCGCCGATCACAGCCGGATCGCGTCGCGCGATTCCGAAATCCTGCACCGGAGGGGCAGACTGGGGTCGTGCGAACCATCCGTGATCTCGACACCGTTGAACTCATCATCGACGCGCAGAGCCTGCTGGACTCGATCCGCGGCCCCGAGCGCGTCATCGACGCCGGAACCCTGCGTGCGCTGCAGCAATCGGGCAACTACGTCGTCGGCCTCTTCGACGCGGAGGACGGTGAGGAGCGCATGGTCGGCGCCTCCATCGCGTTCTTCGGCGCCCCGGCGCGGCGGGCCATGCACTCGCACATCACCGCGCTGCTCCCCGAGTACCGCGGTCGCGGGTGGGGGCGTGAGCTCAAGGAGCACCAGCGTCAGTGGGCGTTCTCGCGCGACGTCGGCAGGATCAGCTGGACGTTCGACCCGCTCGTAGCCCGCAACGCGCACTTCTTCCTGACCGTGCTCGGAGCGCGTGTGACCGGATACTCGGTCAACCGGTACGGGATCTTCGGTGGCGGTGACGCAGGCGACGAGAGTGATCGACTCGACGTCGAGTGGGCGCTCGCCGACATCGCGAAGCAGCCCGACGCCGATTCCGTCGTCGAGACCCTCGAGATCCCGAACGACATCGAGGCGATGAGGGTCTCTGACCCGGATGCCGCGCATGAGTGGCGCCTGCGCCTGCGCGCCCAGATGGAGGGGCTGCTCGGCAGCGGCCTCACCCTGTCGGGATTCGACGTCGACAAGGGTTACCTCTTCTCGGCCTGAGAGTTGCGCTCCGGCCCGCGCGGATAAGATTGACGTGCCCGTGATCACGGGTCATCTCCCGCATCCGACCATTGGAGCCACCGTGGCCGAACAGTCCCGTCTCGACAAGGTCATCGCCCTTGCCCGCCACCGCGGGTTCGTCTTCCAGGCGGGTGAGATCTACGGCGGTTCGAGGTCGGCGTGGGATTACGGACCCCTCGGCACCGAGCTCAAAGAGAACATCCGCCGCCAGTGGTGGCAGACGTTCGTGCGCGGTCGCGGCGACATGGTCGGGCTCGACTCCAGCATCATCCTGCCCAAGCGCGTCTGGGAGGCCTCGGGTCACGTCGCCACCTTCACGGACCCGCTGGTCGAGTGCCTGAGCTGCCACAAGCGCTTCCGTGCCGACAACCTGATCGAGGATTTCGAGGCGCGCAAGGGCCGCAAGGCCGAGAACGGTCTCGCCGACGTGCCCTGCCCGAACTGCGGCACCAAGGGCCAGTACACCGAGCCCAAGTCCTTCTCAGGTCTGGTGAAGACCTATCTCGGAGTCGTCGACGACGAGTCCGGCCTGCACTTCCTGCGTCCCGAGACCGCTCAGGGCATCTTCGTGAACTTCTCGAACGTGCTCACCGCCAGCCGTAAGAAGCCGCCGTTCGGCATCGGCCAGGTCGGCAAGGCGTTCCGCAACGAGATCACCCCGGGTAACTTCATCTTCCGCACCCGCGAGTTCGAGCAGATGGAGATCGAGTTCTTCACGCCGCCGGCCGACGCGCAGGAGTGGTTCGAGCACTGGGTCGAGGCCTGCTGGAACTGGTTCATCGATCTGGGCATCGACCCCGCGAACATGCGTCAGTTCGACGTGCCAGAAGACGACCGCGCGCACTACTCCGCCGGAACGATCGACGTCGAGTACCGCTTCGGCTTCACCGGCAAGGAGTGGGGCGAGCTCATGGGCGTCGCCAACCGCACCGACTACGACCTGTCGAGCCACAGCGAGGCATCCGGCCAGAGCCTCACCTACTTCGATCAGGCGACCGGCGACCGCTACACCCCGTATGTGATCGAGCCGTCGTTCGGCCTCACGCGCGCCATGATGGCGTTCCTCGTCGACGCGTACCGCGAGGAGGAGGTGCCGAACGCGAAGGGCGGCACCGACGTGCGCACCGTGCTCAAGCTCGACCCGCGTCTCGCCCCCGTCAAGGCCGCCGTGCTGCCCCTGAGCCGCAACGAGCGCCTGTCGCCGCTGGCGCGCGAGGTCGCCGACACCCTGCGCAGCTCGTGGGCCGTCGACTTCGACGACGCCGGAGCGATCGGCCGTCGTTACCGCCGCCAGGACGAGATCGGAACGCCGTTCTGCGTCACGATCGACTTCGACTCGCTCGACGACCGCGCCGTGACGGTGCGCGACCGCGACACCATGGCGCAGGAGCGCGTGTCGATCGACGAGCTCCACGAGTACCTCGCGGAGCGCCTCAAGGGAGCGTGATCCTGATGGGTTCTCCGGGGGGAGGGACGCAGGAGGAGCATCGCGCGGCGACGCGAGCGGTGGCCGCGCTCGTGCTCGGCGCGTTGGCGGTGAGCTGGATGCTGCTCGCGGTGCTCGATCTTCGCGACAACGACGGGGCGGCGCCCCTCATCGCGATGTTCGGCGTCCCGGCGATCACCTCGGCGTTCGTCATCCAGATCGTGATGACGCGACTGGGTGAGCGCAAGAGAGTGCCGAAGCCGGTGCTGTGGCTGATGCTCGCCGTGCTGCCGCTCGGGACCCTGCTCGGTTTCGTGGTGGCGTTCCTGCGTGAGCCCGAGTACTTCGTGGGCGAAGAGAGTCCCTGGATGCTGATCTGGGTGCCGATCTTCATCTGCGTCGGGGTGATGCTGGGCGCTCTGGTGTGGTTCTTCTTCGTCTTCCCCCTCGTGTCGCTCGCGAAGGTGATCCGTCTGATCGTCCGCCGTGAGGCGCAGCCCACGGCATTGATCATGCCGCTCGTGCTCCTCGCCCTCGGGGTCGTGTGCATCGTCGGGGGCATGTCGATGTCGAGCGGTGAGGTCGGACGCCGGGCCGAGGCGCAGATCATCGCCGCTTTCTTCGGACTCCCGGGCAGCTATGAGGTGATCTGGGAACCGGGGCTCTGGATCGTGCGCGGCATCGTCGCGGCGATCGTGATCGTCCTCGCCGTGCCCGCGATCGCTGCGCGCCTGCGTCGGGGCGCCGTCAGCTCGTGAGCGTCAGCTGCACCTGATCGGTGCCGCCCGCCTCGACCCACGCCAGCGAGCGCTCGAGGATGCCGCGCAGCACGCCGAGGTCGACCTGCTCGAGGTCCTTGATGTACAGGCAGCCGACCCCGGTGGTGTGCGGGCCGAGCTTTTCGAGCGCCTCGCGGTGCGCATCGACCCCGTCGAACAGATAGATCGTCGTCGCGGCCTTGCGCGGGGCGAAGCCGAGCAGACCGCTGTCGCCCTCGGTGCCGGTGGGGTACCTGTAGTGGCAGCTGCCGAAGCCGATGATCGTCCCCCAGGTCTGCGGCGCGCGGCCGGTGATCTCCTGCATGAGTGCGGTCAGCGTCTCGGCGTCCCGCCGGCGTGCGGCGGGGCTGGAGCGGGCGATGAGGCCGGCGACGTCATCGCCGGTGGGCTTCATGCCTTCGCCTTCGCCGCGGCCTTCATGGCCTTCTTGTGCTCGCGCACCTTGGTGAGCGACTCGGGTGAGACGATGTCGGCGACGCTGCGGTACGAGCCCTCGACGCCGTAGTCACCGGCCGCCTCACGCCAGCCCGCTCCGTCGAAGCCGTACTGCTTTCCCAGCAGCGCGAGGAAGATCCTGGCCTTCTGCTCACCGAATCCGGGGAGGGCCTTGAGACGCTTCAGCACCTCGGCACCCGAGGGGTCGCCCTCGGTCCAGATCGCCGATGCATCGCCATCCCATTGATCGACGATGGTCTGACACAGCGTCTGTACGCGCGCGGCCATCGAGCCCGGAAAGCGGTGCACCGCCGGGGTCGCCTTGAACGCGGCGAGGAACTCCTCCGGGTCCATGCGCGCGATGGCGGCGGCATCCGCTGCGCCCGTGCGCTGCTCGATCTTGAGTGGGCCCGCGAACGCGGTCTCCATCGGAACCTGCTGGTCGAGCAGCATGCCCACCAGCAGTGCCAGCGGATTGTCTGTGAGCAGGCTGTCGGCGGCGGTGTCTCCGGTGATGTGAAGGGCCATGTGTCCAGTGTGGCACCGCCGCATGCCGGATCGGTGTCAGATGCGCTGGAGTCGGGGCAACGGGCCCTCGAGCCGTGCGATCGAGACTCGGACGTCGGCGATGTCGGCTTTGAGCTCGGTTTCGACGTTGTGGATGTCGGCTTTGAGTTCGGTGCGGAGGTCGTGGATGTCGGTCTTGAGTTCGGTGCGGAGGTCGGCGATGTCGGTCTTGAGTTCGGTACGGAGCTCGGCGATGTCGGTCTTGAGTTCGGTGCGGAGCTCGTGGATGTCGGTCTTGAGCTCGGTGCGGAGCTCGGCGATGTCGGTCTTGAGTTCGGTGCGGAGGTCGTGGATGTCGGTCTTGAGCTCGGTGCGGAGGTCGTGGATGTCGGTCTTGAGCTCGGTGCGGAGCTCGGCGATGTCGGTCTTGAGTTCGGTACGCAGGTCGGCGATGTCGGTCTTGAGCTCGGTACGCAGGTCGGCGATGTCGGTCTCGACCTTCGTGAAGCGCTCGTCGACCCTGTCGAAGCGAACCTCGAGCCCGTGAGACTGCCGCGCGAGCATCCGGGAAACCCCTCCGAGCACCGTGGCGGTGAAGGCGAACAGCGCGATGATGATGCCGATCACATTCGGGTCCACGAGCATGCTCCCAGT
This window contains:
- a CDS encoding MATE family efflux transporter, whose translation is MTERTLNREILRLAVPALGALIAEPAFLIVDAALVGHLGTTPLAGLGIAGAVLQTIVGLMVFLAYSTTPAVARLFGAGRPGEAVSVGINGMWLALAIGAVLAAAGAAASPWLVSLFGASDAVAAAAGDYLVVSMWGLPAMLIVFAATGLLRGMQDTMTPLWIAGLGFGANALLNVVFIYGLGWGIAGSAAGTVVAQWGMVGAYVLVIRRLAATHDASLKARREGMGSTARSGGWLFLRTVSLRIALLATVAVATGIGTDELAGWQIVFTIFSAAAFALDALAIAAQALIGKELGAGDERQVHRVLKRTVAWGAWFGVAVGAIIAALSGVLGIVFTGDAEIAALVQPALLILALAQPIAGVVFVLDGVLMGANDARYLAIAGGLNLVPFLPALWIIAASGVDGSAGLIWLGVAFFGIYLLARLGTLGWRVRSGRWVTAGA
- a CDS encoding DUF1992 domain-containing protein; the protein is MTDPREAAARYLARQRQGGDGEDDAEAGATPGTATSADRAAFVETAIQVAIRRGDFDDLPGAGKPLEGLGTHHDPDWWIRRKIEQENLTGLGPPAILLRTEDRELDDQLDLLGREADVRSVLEDFNRRVLEARRQLQGGPPVVTKPRDIDAEVAAWAERRAARFAARAAQAPEQPRRRRFGLRRRA
- a CDS encoding M13-type metalloendopeptidase, which gives rise to MTDVLPSGLETSEFSSDIRPQDDLYRHVNGAWLARTEIPGDKARWGSFHLLAEQAEKDVRAIIEESQDAESGTLARKIGDLFASFMDTERIDAAGATPLAETLAEIEAIDDIPAFLRTVGAYDRDGRAHLIGFYVDGDPGNPERYLPVIVQSGLSLPDESYFRLDTFAETRAAYRAHLERLLALAGIADAAGTADRSIALETELAGHHWDNVRSRDAVATYNLKTWAEIQELAGVDLEPWRDAVAPAHPEAFAEVVVSQPSFLEGLGSLLTVARLDDWKAWLRAQVVHAAAPYLTDDFVQENFSFYGTELTGVPSIRERWKRGVSVTESALSEAIGKVYVERHYPPTAKAAMDELVANLIEAYRQSITDLEWMTAETRERALAKLDSFTPKIGHPAVWRDYSSLEIDRADLFGNVRRAAIFEHDRNVAKVGKPIDRDEWHMPPQMVNAYYNPSMNEIVFPAAILQYPFFDASRDAAANYGGIGAVIGHEIGHGFDDQGSRYDGDGKLEDWWTDADRSAFEERTKALIAQYDELVPEGLDAEHHVNGALTIGENIGDLGGLGIALKAYEIALDGAEAPVIDGYTGVQRLLLSWAQVWQQKSRDAETLRLLTIDPHSPNEFRCNQIVRNIDAFYDAFDVAETDALWLPQESRVTIW
- a CDS encoding serine hydrolase; protein product: MGAPEPVDGPPLAALRRSQRPSRRLPRRAAEGRRSFTSTLRALEQLADAGAQVSVHVVDLDSHTHVLAGDDHVTMPVAGLGVVPLLIEVAAAFEAGTLDPLEIVERTAVDAVSTSGLWRHLHAPALPLEDLAVLAATAGDPIAVNALLQRVGHDRVRHRIEALGLRRTALLDRFRDERGPDDAPQVAVGSARELAGLFSALVNSQVVGASVSAQVSEWLSLNQDLSLVASATGLDPFAHDHDAHGLLFINKTGRDRGVRAEAGVLAGPRAGVAYSLIVCFDDLSIAHRLRAHDAFRVLGVELMEYTH
- a CDS encoding MFS transporter translates to MGENDDRARRRLSRRAPRWAVVAVLAFAGLCSSFMFTLVVPLQAELPHLLNASREDTTWVVTITLLVAAVATPISGRLGDMYGKRRVVIVLLALLIVGSVIAALSGSIVGVIIGRALQGAVTGVVPLGIAIMRDVLPPERLGTAVALMSATMGVGGAIGMPVAALLAVNADWHWLFWLAAALGVVGLALVLLVIPEDVLRFPGRLDVLGAIGLAIGLTGILLFVSRGAEWGWTAPLTLTCIIGGVGVLLVWGWYQLRTTDPLLDLRVAARPAVLFTNIAAIGMGFALFASNVTFPQLLEGPATSGAGFGLDMVSASLVIMPAGLVMMVISPLSGWLERTVGPRPLFTVGAGAIVLAYVFVLLWSSEVWHILVGNLLIGVGIGFTFAAMPMIIMRSVPANETGASNGLNALFRSVGTSSASAVMGGVLAAMSVDVGGVSVPTRAAFDVCFWLAIAAGIVALVLSLFIPRQRSAEQHPSLPG
- a CDS encoding peptide MFS transporter, coding for MATSKTTSDQSDTRFFGQPWALVHVFGVEMWERFSFYGMQGILLIYLYFSVTEGGLGLSQAVAGGIVGAYGGSVYLSTILGAWIADRILGSERVLFLSAIVIVAGHVALALLPGFLGVGVGLVLVALGSGGLKANATAVVGTLYGPNDTRRDAGFSLFYLGINLGAFLGPILTGILQSTLGFHFGFGLAAIGMTLGLVQYAFGRRALPDEARNVPNPLPRSRYPLVAAIAVAAVVLIAVLVLVGVITADNLATIVIIATVVASVTYFAVILTSRRIDGTERSRVWGFLPLFITSVAFWSLYQQQFTVLTVYSDERLNRDLFGFEMPISWVQSINPVFIIILSGVFAAIWTRLGARQPSTPVKFALGAIIMGAAFLLFLPFANGAANSTPLLAIVGILLVFTIAELLISPVGLSVTTKLAPRVFHTQMVALFFLSVALGTAISGWLVQFYDPKNEVPYFSILGGIAIVVGIGLLLSAKPVLRLMKGVS
- a CDS encoding GNAT family N-acetyltransferase, which codes for MRTIRDLDTVELIIDAQSLLDSIRGPERVIDAGTLRALQQSGNYVVGLFDAEDGEERMVGASIAFFGAPARRAMHSHITALLPEYRGRGWGRELKEHQRQWAFSRDVGRISWTFDPLVARNAHFFLTVLGARVTGYSVNRYGIFGGGDAGDESDRLDVEWALADIAKQPDADSVVETLEIPNDIEAMRVSDPDAAHEWRLRLRAQMEGLLGSGLTLSGFDVDKGYLFSA